A region of the Halosolutus amylolyticus genome:
GCCGGCCTCGAGACGACCGTGGCCGAAGACATGCCCCGTCGACTGTGGGAGAAACTCGCCGTCAACGCCGGGATCAACGCAGTCACGGCCCTGACGCGGACCGAAAACGGGGCGGTCCTCGATGCCGACGCGAACGATCTCGCTCGGGCCGCGGCCCGGGAGACGGCGCGGGTCGCCCGCGCGGACGACGTTCGCCTCTCGAATCGGGCGGCCCTCGCCGCGATGGAGAACGTGGCCGCGGCGACCGCGGCGAACACCTCCTCGATGCACCAGGACGTTCGCGCCGATCGGCGGACCGAGATCGGCGCCATCAACGGCTACGTGGTCGATCGGGCAGCCGAACTGGGGATCGAGGTTCCGACGAACCGGGCGCTGACGGCGCTGGTGCGAACGTGGGAACGAGGACGCGGCATCAGGAGCGAAACCGGCGGCTTCGGGTCGCGAAAACCGTAACAACCGACGCCGTAATAGCGGCGGGACGAACGTGGGGTTAGAACGGTGCTTCGGGGCCTTCGTCGGCGCTGCCGTCGTCGTCGACCGTTTCGCCGGGGAAGGAGGGGCTCATGCCGCCGCCCGCGTCGCCGCCGTCCATTCCGGTCGTGGCGTTGACTTTCTCGATCTCGGGAATCTCCTTGACCATCCGGCTCTTGATCGCCTGGATCGTCATCGGCGAGATCCCACAGCCGCTGCAGGCGCCGCCGAGGGCGATCGAGACCTCGCCAGTTTCACGGTCGAGGTCCTGGATCGCCGCGCTACCGCCGTGCATCTGGATCTGCGGGAAGTTCCGTCGCAGGAAGTTCGCGACGCGGTCTTCGAGGTCGTCCCCGTCCTGGGTCTCGGTGCTCATAGACGCCCCTTGGGTGTCGGAGCCCCTAAACCTTCCGTCCCGTCTACCTCCGGTGTCACGCAAATCCGAAGACGCGCTGGAGTTCGTTCTCGATCTCTTCGACGTGGATCTCGAGGACCTCCTCGAAGCGCTCCTCGTCGACGAGGACGCCCGACAGCCGTCCGTACGGGTCGTCGGGCAGTTCGACGCGGAACTCGCCGTCGCCCTCGTA
Encoded here:
- a CDS encoding NifU family protein, whose protein sequence is MSTETQDGDDLEDRVANFLRRNFPQIQMHGGSAAIQDLDRETGEVSIALGGACSGCGISPMTIQAIKSRMVKEIPEIEKVNATTGMDGGDAGGGMSPSFPGETVDDDGSADEGPEAPF